A genomic stretch from uncultured Pseudodesulfovibrio sp. includes:
- a CDS encoding potassium:proton antiporter produces MLKNIGILAWVGCLITLAYQSVSWVIFKAWPSVTLLDVLHSLFGIDLLSFVNALPLDIAAKAVYVCFTTQLTLFFWWLGVALLVAQSLTYIFIRK; encoded by the coding sequence ATGCTCAAAAATATTGGAATCCTGGCCTGGGTCGGCTGTCTGATAACTCTTGCCTACCAGAGCGTGTCCTGGGTCATTTTCAAGGCGTGGCCGTCTGTAACTCTTCTCGATGTACTTCACTCATTGTTCGGAATCGATTTACTGAGTTTTGTCAACGCCCTACCTCTGGATATTGCAGCCAAGGCCGTTTACGTCTGCTTTACCACACAACTCACCCTCTTTTTCTGGTGGCTTGGTGTCGCCTTGCTTGTGGCACAATCTCTCACGTATATCTTCATCAGAAAATAA